GCGCCGTTCCTTTGATGAACAGTTTGTTGTCTTGCACGTGTAGATTGTGAAGCTGAACTTTCTGTTGCTGGATCAAGTTCAGCACGGATTGATACTTGGCTTTTAACTCTTCAAAGCGCTTTGTTGCGGCGGGCGCTGCTTGCGCTGCTGAAGCGCCTTTTCCAAACATCTTATCGAATATCCCCATTGTTTCTCCTCCAAAATAAAGTAGCGCGGCTAGACTAGCTTATTTGCTGATACACTGTCTAGTGCAGTTGAGAAATTTCGGCCTGCAGGCTCACGATGTGACCGTCTCGCATGCATCTTATCCTTCATGTTCAGCTCATGAGTTCTGCTGACCATTTTGCCTGCGTTGCCTTGTACTGTTGCAATCTCCATCCCCCGTCGCACCATCATATCCCCTCGCAGGAGTACACACGCAGAGCAAGCACTGTGCCGCCACTGCCGCTCTTAGAGCAATTGACTGATTCAATAGAAGTTGACCTGCCAACGTGGTTGTTGCACAGTACGTGTTCGAGGCTCTGATGGCACAGAAAATATGTTCCATCAGTGTCCCACCTGTGTCTCATGGATACACAAGCACCGTCTGACTGCGGTGGTTCAATCTGATTATCATGGTCCAGGAGGTTCCAAGAACAAGATGTTCAAAAGGTAGAACGCCGATGAGGCAGATCGGACAGATCGAGATCCAGACAAACCGCTCATCTGCCAACATCGGTCACTGAGAGCAATTTTCAATTGCATTTGGCCTGGAGGCCCTTACATCTTGCGGGCTGATGACGGCCGCTGTCAGGGTAAACTCGTTCACAAACCGCTCTAGCAGCAGCCGCGTTCGCTTGATGCCGTTTCACTGAGAAGAGGCTTCCGGTTTGAAGCCCATTGAAGGATCGAGTATGAGTTCGAGCTTCAGGCTGCTGTTTCACTGAGAAGAGGCTTCCGGTTTGATGTCCAGACTGGCCAGCTTGCGGTAGAACGTTGACCGGCCGATGCCCAGCATCCGCGCGGCAGTTGTTCGATTGCCGCCCGCCCGCTTGAGCGCAGCCAGCAGCCGCTGTTTTTCATCTTGTGGCAGCTCCTCAGGGGGGCGCGCGCTTCGGATTTCGGCTGGCAAGTCTTCAGCTTGAATGATCGAACCGCGGCAGCGAATGACAGCATACTCGATGGCGCTTTTCAGCTCACGCACGTTGCCCGGCCACTCATACTCCATCAGCATGAGCATAGCATCCTGACTGACGCCGGTAACGGCCTTGCCGCTGACAGCGCGACAGCGACTGAGAAATGATTCGATCAGCAACCGGATGTCTTCCCGGCGATGACGCAATGGTGGCAGTTGAATCCGGCCAACGCGAATACGGTAGAGCAGGTCAGCGCGGAATCGCCCGGCCTCGACCTCCTGCGCCAGATTACGATGTGTTGCGACGATCACACGGACATCCACTTTGCGTGGCATGGATTCACCCAGCCGTGTGATCTCTTTTTCCTGTAGCACGCGCAGCAGGTTGGTCTGAACGCTGAGCGGCATGTCGCCGATCTCGTCGAGAAAGATCGTGCCGCCGTTGGCTGCCTCAAAAAATCCTTTATGGTCTGTGACGGCGCCGGTGAACGCGCCACGCCGATGCCCGAACAGTTGACTGGTCAAAATGGATTCGGTCAGCCCGCCGCAGTTGACGGCGATGAACGGTTGGTCCTTGCGCTGGCTGATTTGATGAATCGCCCGCGCGACCAGCTCTTTGCCTGTGCCTGTTTCGCCCTCAATCAGCACGGTCCAGTCCACCTCTGCGACCTCGCGGATATGCTGATAGACTTGTTGCATCGCCGGGCTTACGCCAACCAATCCATGAAAGACAGCCTTTTCGTCCAACAGTTGACGCAGGTCATGAAGCTCGGTCACATCATAGAAGAAAAAGATGGCGCGCCGCCGATCACGTGGGTCGTCTTGAACTTCGACTTCCATCCAGCGTTGGTGACCCTCGTTGGTGGAGAAGGTCACCAGCACTTTGCTGCGCTGTTGTTGCGGGCGCTGCATCATGGCATGGATTTGACGTCGCTCATTCGCCTCAAATGGAAACGCTTCTTGCCAGGGCATGCCCAACGCTTCATCGGCACAGAGGCCCATTACGTCACGACACGTTTGACTCAAAAACATCACGCGCCCATGCTCGTCGGTAATCGCTGTGCCCAGTCGCAGTTGATTGAGGATGGAGATCAAATCATCGTGACTTTTTCTGACCTGTTCGTAACTTTGCTCGAGCTTGGTCTTGGAGAGGCTGACTTCCCGAGCCGATTGTAAAATGGCATGTTTCTCTTCAAACGCCTGTGTGACTTGTTCGAGTAAAAGCAACTTTCTCGAACCGGCGCGGATGGCAATCGCTTGCAAGTAGCGTTCGCACCCGCTCGGATCGGCTTCCTGCCAGGGGCCGGATTTCAACCAGCCCTCTTGGTTGTCATGCCACCATGCCTCGGCATCGATGAGGAAGTTGTCGAGGAAATCAAAAGCATGCGCGGGTTGGAAGTCCGTTTGCCCGGTCGCCGCCTGTGGATAAATCCCGCAGAACCACTCAGGGGTCGGACTGAGAATATGAAATGCTCCATTGGGTTGCCGCTCCAGAACAACGATATCCAAAGCGGCCATCAAATCATTCAAGATCAATTCGTGCATGATGAGGCTCTCACAGCATCGCTCGCCTGAGCGTCAGGAACGCTTCCTCCGCTCGTGCATGATAGTTCTTACGAGAGCATCGCTCGCGTGAGCGTCAGGAACGCTTCCTCCACCCCGAGACCCGTTTTGGCGCTGGTGCGCATGACAGTCCAGCCGCGCGCCACCAGCGGGTCCGTATCGGTCGGGGTCAGCTCCCATTGAGCAGTCAAATCCGACTTATTCAACACCACAACGAAAGGGATTTGATGGATCAAATTCTCCACCATGGCCTGCAACTGAAGCGCATCGTTCAACGTGGTTCGGCGTGTGCCATCAACCACCAACAAATAGCCGGCCGCGCCGCGCAAATAAGAGGAGCGCAGTTGCTGAAATTGATCTTCCCCATGCAAATCCCACAAGACCAGGTTGACCAGTTGACCTTCAAGTGAGACTGCCTTCTTGTCAATCTTGACGCCGACAGTTGTCAGGTATTTTTCTGAAAACATGCTCGTGACGAAGCGCCTCACCAGACTCGTTTTGCCGACAGCCGATGTGCCCAACATGCAAATTTTTTTTCGGATCACAGTTTTCGGATCACCTCCTACTCACATCGCGAAGGCTGATCGTGAACGAGACCCGACGATTCACGGCCTTGTCTGATTCTGTCTTTTCCGGTTGCAACGGTTCACGCGCGCCGAGGCCACGCGCCGTGAGCGCGCTGGCCTTGACACCTTGAGCGATTAACCATGAGCGCACTTTCTCAGCGCGTTGTTGACTGAGCCGGAGATTCGCTTCATCTGATCCGCTGGCATCCGTATGACCGCTCACCGTGACCTCAACCGCGTGTTCGATGGCAGCAGCCGCTTGATCGAGTTGGCGAAGCGCAGCGGCCAGCTCGTTCAGCATGCGCTCTTGGCCGGGCGACAGCGTTGTTGTGCCGCCAGCAAACCGGATCGTCTGCGATTGCAATGCCTCAATTTTGGATTCTAGCGCCTGTTTATCCAGGTCAATCAGTTGTTCTTCACGCCAAGCTGTAATGCCGGCAACAGCCCAGGCCAGCCGTCGCGCGTCAACGATCCAACGATGTGGCGCCGCGCCGACGGCAACCAATGCGCTATTCTGAACGCGCAGCGACACGCCCGGCGGCGGTTGCAACAGCTTCTCGGCTCGCTGACGGATGAACGTCGGTTCTAACGCTTGATACGGTTCCCATTGACCGACGACGCGGTCGGGATCGAGCTTGCTTTCTCGCAGCAACGCCTGCGGATCAGCAGCCAGCGGGTCGCGCAAGCCAGCGACAACGAATCGGCCGCTCTGCTTGAACGCGTTTGTGACGACAATGCCCGGTTCGGCGCGAAGCCGTTCAAGGTAATCATGCCAGCGCCAGTTATCACGGAGCGTCCACCATCCCCATACACCCAGCGCCACCACCAGCAACGCGATCAAGCCGACCAGCGCAGGCGAGAGTTTCTTCGTCGTGGGTTGATATTGCGTTTGAAGACACGCTTGCAGATAAGGCCGCGTGGCTTCAAACGGTGCGTCATCACCGGCGAAGGCTTCCAGCGCCGCGCGTTGCGTTAGATGAATGCGCTCCAGTGCGTCACGAAACACCGCGCGCAGTTCAACCGGTGCGTGCCCGCGAATCACGCCAGCCAGTAGGGCGTGGGGCCCTTGCTCGATCCACACGGTGAGTTCACCAACCTGCAATGTTTCCAGCTCATCATGCGTGCCCAGCGTGAATGAGTCGCGCACGAAATCTTGAATCGCCGTGAGCATGCCGGAAATCATATCGGCATCTCTTGGCGCGGCGGTCTCGGCGGCCACGTGTTGCAGCAGCAACCCGGTTCGTTTGTGAATCAAGAATACCTGCTCAACCCGATAGAGCAGGCTGTGAAGCATGATCACTTCAGCCAGCGGCTTGCCTGTGCGACGCGCTTCCAGTCGCCACTGAATGCTTTGCCAGGAGAGGCTCCGTTCAAGCACTTGATTGAATGATTCCAGCGCCTCGCGCAATGCCGTGGTGACCGCCTTCCGGATCGCCGGTCCGATCACCGGAAAGATCGCGTCGGTGATCGGCTGTGGATCACGTTTGACGGAGATGGTCAGCGCCTGTTGCACGGTGGGCAGTAGCGCTTCAGTCAGTTGTTGGTCTTTGCGCGTGCGCAGCACAATGGCATCAGGCAGGACTTCGCTGATACCTTCAGCGTGGCGCAGATGGTCTACCCGCTCGCGCAGTTGCACAAGCTCAGTTTGCTCCGGCCCAATGAGCAGATGGCGGAGCTCGTCCAGTTCACGGTCATCAGCATGGCGATCGAATGAAACGTCCACAGACACATTCGTCGCAGATGTATCAGGCATTGCCTAACTCCTCGGAGCCGGGCAGCGTGAATTCGTTGTTCAATCGCATGGCGACTTCCGTAAGCAAGTTGGCAAGCGCCGTGCGAGCTACCTTCTCATTGCGGAGTTCGTGGACAGCCCGTTCCAACGTGGCCGATAGGTCTTCATGCCGGCGTTGTATGTCATCGTTCAGGACCCGCACCTGGTCGAGCCATTGTTGACGCAGCTCGCGATGCTTTCTGTTCATTTCATCGTCCAACTGAGTCGCTCGCCGTTCCATAGCGCCGGCCAGCTCGTGCAGTTGTCGCGCCAGTTCATTGCTGGAGGCTGTTCGCTCGTCGCGTTCGCTCATCAACCGGTGCGTGAGCGATTCGATTTCGCCGCGAAAATAATCGGCGAGCGCATCAAACCGTTTGCGAATGTCCTCGCGCAGGTCAGCCGCTTCGCGTGACAGACGTTCTTCCAAACGCGTGAACCGCTTCTCATATTCGCGCGCCTGCGCGCCGAATAGAATATCGCGAACTTTATCGAGACTCCCACTGCCGTGAGCTTCCCCTGTAGTAGCTTGATTCGTGCTTTCCATCGCTCCGGTTAGTTCTGACATAAGCTCCTCTCCCTGTTGGGTCATGTTTGTTGCCTATCGGTAACTCATCCCACCACTGTTGCTCCATAATCATATCTCCAGTTCAGTCACCGACTGGCGGCCATTTTAGTGTCAATGAACCGGGAGCGTCAATGCAAACATGCACCGACAAAGCACTGACTGGTCAGCAGGCAACTACCTCTTGGGCCCTCGCCGTCCGTCGTGGCTGTATAGGCAAAATCCTACCGCTAATTAAGCACTCTTACGGATTTTTTCGAGCAGCGCTTTTTGCGATGATAGAGTGGGCTGATATGTGGAAACCTGGCGCCCACACTGCCATGGTCAACTTGACGTTGCGAGGCACGGCGCTCTACACGCGCGACCCGCTGCCTGCCGGCATGCTCCGTCAGTTGGCCGTTTGGGCCTCAAAGCTCGGCTCCATCGTCATCAACGGGCAGAGCCTCACGGCTGAGCAGTTAAATCAATTGGCGCTGCAAAGCGAGCAGTCCGGCCAGCCGATCTCGTTTCGAGAATTTCCCGAACCAACACGCCCGCGCCGTCACAAGCATTGACAGGCCGCCAACCCGATGGCGCTTACGCTGCGCATACCCTCTCTGCTACTATAGGCTGGTTCATTGTAGGGAGGAACAAATATGAAAAGACCGATGGTTATCGCTCTGCTTGTTTTTGTAATGATGGTTGGTTATGGATTCGGTGTTCGCAGTCGTCAGACAGTCGCTCGCTCAGACAACCAATGGCGAATCAATGTTGCTCGCAGCGTGCCGTTAGAAAGGGCAGCCATTGTCAGCTCAACCGCTCAGTTCGGGGGCGAGGCGGTGTTCAGCAAAATCTTTCCGCAAGGCCGGCGTGTGCGCGCCAATCAGTCGGCGTTCTCACCGGTCGTGGATGTCAGGGGCATGTCGCGGGTGATTCTCCGTTTGGAAGCGTCGGCCAACAATCGCGGCGACCTCGGCGTGATCGTGCGTTTCGGTCCAATGTCCGATGATACGCTGACCATTTTCAGTGACGATCAACTGGGCGTCCTCAGTCCAGGTGTAGGCGTGGATATAGAATTGCCTGTGCGCGGCCCGATGATGCAAGTCGAACTGCTCAATCCGGGCAGCGATGACTTGTTACTTAGCTCAGGCGCGACCCTATACGCCGTCCCTTAAAGCAGACAGAGAACAAGAGACGATTATCAGAGAGCCTCACTGACGCATCAGACGTCAGGAGCACTGAGCTGCGACTCATGAGCCGAGGCCGTGCAGCAGTGGCTAGTCTCTCCTGTTCAGCGTCTTGTATACTCATGCTGCCATGAACCTGCACACATTACGCCGTGACGCGCTGGCTATTTTTCATGCGGGATTGCAGGCTGTGGATGCTATTGCCGCTATCCGGCGCCATGTCTCTTATCGAGACCAAAAGCTCAACATTGACGGGCGCACGTATGATCTTTCGCGTCGAGGCCACGTGTATGTGGTGGGAGCCGGCAAAGCATCAGCCGCCATGGCGCAGGCCATTGAAGAGATCGTCGGCGAGGACAAACTGAAGGCGGGATTAGTCAGCGTCAAGTACGGGCACGCTGGCGCATCGCTCAGAGTTATTCAAGCTCGCGAAGCGGGACATCCTGTGCCGGATGAGGCCGGATTGAACAATAGCAAGCAGATCATCGAACTGCTGCGGCAAACAACGCGAGATGATCTGGTGATCTGTCTGTTGTCGGGCGGCGGGTCGGCGCTGTTGCCGTGCCCGACGCAAGGCGTGACGTTAGCCGATAAACAACGGGTGACGCAATTATTGCTACAGTGCGGCGCAACGATTCACGAGATCAACGCCGTGCGCAAACATCTGTCGCAACTGAAGGGCGGGCGATTGGCGCGGCTGGCTGCTCCTTCACGAGTCGTTTCGTTGATTCTATCGGATGTCGTCGGCGATGACGTGAGCAGTATTGCTTCTGGTCCAACTGCGCCTGACGATACGACGTTTGCCGACTGTTTGCGCATTCTGGACAAGTATCAATTAAGAGATCAGATTCCGTCCGCGGTGCTAAAGGTATTGCAGCGCGGCGCGCGCGGCCAAATAGAGGAAACGCCCAAATCGAACGATCCATTATTCCGAGGGCAGCGGCGGCCACAGAATCTTATCATTGGCAGCAATATCCTCGCTGTTGAAGCTGCAAAGCGCAAAGCTGAGGCCGCTGGGTATCGCTGCCTTGTTTTGTCAACGCTGGTTGAAGGCGAGACAAGGGAGGTGGCTCGCGTTCATGCTGCTATAGCCAAAGAAATTTGCCGGAGCGGGAATCCGATTCCCCGACCAGCCTGTATCATTTCCGGCGGCGAGACAACAGTCACCATTCGTGGCCGAGGGCTTGGCGGGCGCAATCAAGAATTTGCGCTAGCCGCGGCCATTGATATTGATGGATGGAAAAACGTCGTTATATTGAGCGGCGGTACTGACGGCAGCGATGGTCCGACTGATGCCGCCGGCGCCATCGCCGATGGAACAACTGTGCAGCGTGCCCGGCTCAAGGGTCTCGACCCGCAGCGATTCTTGCGCGACAATGACTCCTATCACTTTTTCCGAGCGCTCGGAGATTTGCTGATCACCGGGCCAACATTGACCAATGTGATGGATTTGCGATTGATTTTAGTCGGTTAATCGTGGATCGTGATCTGTGGATTGTGGATCGCGGTTTGTGGTTCGTGGATGGAGCATTGAATGCGACATGCGGGTCACGGATGACGGACCACGAATCACGGATGACGGACCACGAATCACGGACTCCGAATCACGAATTATGGCAAGAACGAAGATTGTTTGCACAATTGGCCCAGCCTCGCGCACACCGGAAAGTCTGGAGCAGTTAATCCGCGCCGGCATGAATGTGGCGCGATTGAATTTCTCGCATGGGACACACGCTGAGCATCGCGAAGTGATCGCCACCATTCGGCGCGTGGCTGCTCAACTGGATCGTCCTGTCGCGATTTTACAAGACCTGGCCGGCCCGAAGATCAGGATCGGGGATATAGAAGACGGCTCGGTCATGTTAGAGCCCGGCGCGTTGTTTACGCTCACCACGCGTCCGGTCGCTGGCAATCAGCAGCAAGTCTCCATCTCCTATGCCGGCCTGCCTGAGGATGTTCAACCCGGCGACACGCTGCTGCTCAGTGACGGCTCGCTAGAATTGGAAGTCGTCTCCACCACTGAGGAAGAGATTCAGTGTCGGGTCATTGTTGGTGGGTTACTGAGTTCGCGCAAAGGCATCAATCTGCCGGCGCGCTCTATCAAAGCGCCGAGTTTGACGGATAAAGATCGTGCCGATCTCGTGTTCGGTATCGAGCAGGATGTTGATTATGTGGCGCTCTCGTTTGTGCGCACGGCGGCGGATGTCGAGCAGGCCAAGCAATTCATGCGCGAGTGCGGCCACATGATCCCGTTGATTGCCAAGGTCGAAAAGCATGAAGCGCTGTTGAACATTGATGAGATCGTTCAAGCGGCTGACGGCTTGATGGTGGCGCGCGGCGATTTGGGCGTCGAAACGCCACTGGAAAAAGTGCCGCGTGTACAAAAGCGGCTGATTGAAAAAGCCAATCGCGCCGGCAAGCCGGTCATCACGGCGACGCAGATGCTGCGCTCGATGGTAGACAGTCCGCGCCCAACGCGCGCGGAAGTCACCGATGTTGCTAATGCGATCCTGGACGGCACCGATGCCGTGATGTTGTCAGAAGAGACAGCCGTGGGAAAATATGCGACCGAAGCGGTCGTTGTGATGAGGCGCATTGCTGAGGATATTGAGGCGGCCTTTCCGTTCACCAATTGGATGCAACGATTCGACCGTGAAGGCGATCCACCGCTGCCCGAAGCGGTGGGGTATGCCGCGTGTAACCTGGCAGAACGTATTCGCGCTGCTGCGATCATCACGTTCACGCAATCTGGTAGCACGGCGCAACTGGTGGCCAAGTATCGCCCCGGGCGTGTCATTCTAGCGCCAACGCCGCTGGAAAAAACCTATCGGCGACTCGCGCTCGTCTGGGGAGTGACACCGATCCTGAGCGAGGAGATGAGAAACACAGATGAGATGATTGATAAAGCATTCGCGGCGGCGTTGAAATCAGGTCTCGTACAGCCAGGTCAGCGCGTTGTCATTACGGCCGGTGTGCCGGTGGGTGTGTCAGGGACGACCAATTTAATCAAAGCAGAGGTGCTAAAACAAACTACTGTGGCCAATGATGAATGATGAATCGAGTGACATATCTTTATGTGGTATGCACCGTTCACCATTCATCATGGCCTATGAATGTGGGGTTTTAGTTGCCGATCCGGACAAGTTCAAAGTAGCCCAAATTGCCGGCCACGGTCGGCTCGATCTGAACGCCTCGAAGCCGAGTAGCCACTGAGCCAGTGGACTCCACGACAACCAACGAATAGTTTCGAGTCAGCGTTCCAATCGGCGGCGGAGCTTGAGCAACGGCGCTGGTGCTTCCCGTGCCATTCGCGTTGAGCGTGTATGAACCGCCGGTCACCTGAACCGGGATGACCGTTCGTCCGGTTTGACCAGGCGCAACGGCCGATCGCGGAATGTGCAGTTCCAATGCCCCACCTGTGATGTTGCCGTTGCCATCGAATGTCACCACACCGATGGTGGCTTCTGTGGTGCTGCCGCCTGCCGTCATAAATACATAGGAGCCCGCCAAGCGAAGGCCTTGCGCAGACGTGTTGTTAAGTCCCGTGAACAAGATGGCCGCGCCGATCAGCGCGACTGTGAACGCAGCAAGAGCTATTGATTTGCGATTGAACATAGTCTTTGTGTCCTCCATAACAAGATTTTGTTGATCTGCTTCATGACAATTTAGGGGGCATACAGCCGATCCCCCTCCATGTTGGCTTGCCCGATTGGTAACAAGCGCACATTGAAAATCCGTCCTTCACGTGTTTGTGCTGAACTTACCGGGCCGCGCGATTATAGCATAGGGTCTCGCGTAAGCAAAAGAAAAATTTCTTGCGTCAGCGGCGCCGTGAAAAAGCAGCTCACTCGCTCAGTGAGCGTGACCAACCAGAAAAAATTTCTTGCCTCAGCAAAACGGTTCTGTCCGCTGACGCCTGATCCGCGCTCTGTGCGCGCAACTCCCCGCGGTCAATGGCATTGATTGAAGGATGGCACATGGATGACGCCGATGATGCGGATCAATGCGAATCAATC
This window of the Blastocatellia bacterium genome carries:
- a CDS encoding sigma-54-dependent Fis family transcriptional regulator, with protein sequence MHELILNDLMAALDIVVLERQPNGAFHILSPTPEWFCGIYPQAATGQTDFQPAHAFDFLDNFLIDAEAWWHDNQEGWLKSGPWQEADPSGCERYLQAIAIRAGSRKLLLLEQVTQAFEEKHAILQSAREVSLSKTKLEQSYEQVRKSHDDLISILNQLRLGTAITDEHGRVMFLSQTCRDVMGLCADEALGMPWQEAFPFEANERRQIHAMMQRPQQQRSKVLVTFSTNEGHQRWMEVEVQDDPRDRRRAIFFFYDVTELHDLRQLLDEKAVFHGLVGVSPAMQQVYQHIREVAEVDWTVLIEGETGTGKELVARAIHQISQRKDQPFIAVNCGGLTESILTSQLFGHRRGAFTGAVTDHKGFFEAANGGTIFLDEIGDMPLSVQTNLLRVLQEKEITRLGESMPRKVDVRVIVATHRNLAQEVEAGRFRADLLYRIRVGRIQLPPLRHRREDIRLLIESFLSRCRAVSGKAVTGVSQDAMLMLMEYEWPGNVRELKSAIEYAVIRCRGSIIQAEDLPAEIRSARPPEELPQDEKQRLLAALKRAGGNRTTAARMLGIGRSTFYRKLASLDIKPEASSQ
- a CDS encoding GTP-binding protein, producing MIRKKICMLGTSAVGKTSLVRRFVTSMFSEKYLTTVGVKIDKKAVSLEGQLVNLVLWDLHGEDQFQQLRSSYLRGAAGYLLVVDGTRRTTLNDALQLQAMVENLIHQIPFVVVLNKSDLTAQWELTPTDTDPLVARGWTVMRTSAKTGLGVEEAFLTLTRAMLS
- a CDS encoding OmpA family protein; amino-acid sequence: MPDTSATNVSVDVSFDRHADDRELDELRHLLIGPEQTELVQLRERVDHLRHAEGISEVLPDAIVLRTRKDQQLTEALLPTVQQALTISVKRDPQPITDAIFPVIGPAIRKAVTTALREALESFNQVLERSLSWQSIQWRLEARRTGKPLAEVIMLHSLLYRVEQVFLIHKRTGLLLQHVAAETAAPRDADMISGMLTAIQDFVRDSFTLGTHDELETLQVGELTVWIEQGPHALLAGVIRGHAPVELRAVFRDALERIHLTQRAALEAFAGDDAPFEATRPYLQACLQTQYQPTTKKLSPALVGLIALLVVALGVWGWWTLRDNWRWHDYLERLRAEPGIVVTNAFKQSGRFVVAGLRDPLAADPQALLRESKLDPDRVVGQWEPYQALEPTFIRQRAEKLLQPPPGVSLRVQNSALVAVGAAPHRWIVDARRLAWAVAGITAWREEQLIDLDKQALESKIEALQSQTIRFAGGTTTLSPGQERMLNELAAALRQLDQAAAAIEHAVEVTVSGHTDASGSDEANLRLSQQRAEKVRSWLIAQGVKASALTARGLGAREPLQPEKTESDKAVNRRVSFTISLRDVSRR
- a CDS encoding glycerate kinase: MNLHTLRRDALAIFHAGLQAVDAIAAIRRHVSYRDQKLNIDGRTYDLSRRGHVYVVGAGKASAAMAQAIEEIVGEDKLKAGLVSVKYGHAGASLRVIQAREAGHPVPDEAGLNNSKQIIELLRQTTRDDLVICLLSGGGSALLPCPTQGVTLADKQRVTQLLLQCGATIHEINAVRKHLSQLKGGRLARLAAPSRVVSLILSDVVGDDVSSIASGPTAPDDTTFADCLRILDKYQLRDQIPSAVLKVLQRGARGQIEETPKSNDPLFRGQRRPQNLIIGSNILAVEAAKRKAEAAGYRCLVLSTLVEGETREVARVHAAIAKEICRSGNPIPRPACIISGGETTVTIRGRGLGGRNQEFALAAAIDIDGWKNVVILSGGTDGSDGPTDAAGAIADGTTVQRARLKGLDPQRFLRDNDSYHFFRALGDLLITGPTLTNVMDLRLILVG
- the pyk gene encoding pyruvate kinase; translation: MARTKIVCTIGPASRTPESLEQLIRAGMNVARLNFSHGTHAEHREVIATIRRVAAQLDRPVAILQDLAGPKIRIGDIEDGSVMLEPGALFTLTTRPVAGNQQQVSISYAGLPEDVQPGDTLLLSDGSLELEVVSTTEEEIQCRVIVGGLLSSRKGINLPARSIKAPSLTDKDRADLVFGIEQDVDYVALSFVRTAADVEQAKQFMRECGHMIPLIAKVEKHEALLNIDEIVQAADGLMVARGDLGVETPLEKVPRVQKRLIEKANRAGKPVITATQMLRSMVDSPRPTRAEVTDVANAILDGTDAVMLSEETAVGKYATEAVVVMRRIAEDIEAAFPFTNWMQRFDREGDPPLPEAVGYAACNLAERIRAAAIITFTQSGSTAQLVAKYRPGRVILAPTPLEKTYRRLALVWGVTPILSEEMRNTDEMIDKAFAAALKSGLVQPGQRVVITAGVPVGVSGTTNLIKAEVLKQTTVANDE